The genomic segment CCCTTCTCATATGTCTTTAGTCACAGGGCTTAAGCCAGAAAACCATGGCACGTACATAAATACTTGGATACCTCAGATAGGTTATACAAAGCACGAAACCATTTTCACTGTAGCAAATAAACATGGCATTAATACCTCTATGTTTGTGGGTAAGGACAAACTTAATTTTATTGCAGTACCCGGCAGCATTGATAAATTAGAGGTTATTGAATATAGCCCTGATAGCGTTGAGACAATCACTGAGAGCTTTATAAAGGACATAGACGAAAATATCGGCATCATACTTGTCCATTTCCCAGAGCCTGATATACCAGGGCATAAAAAGGGTTGGATGTCACCCACATATCTTGATGCCGTCAAAAGAGTAGACACTGAAATTGGAAAAATTATAGGTACCCTTAAATCCAAAGATCTATATGA from the Thermodesulfobacteriota bacterium genome contains:
- a CDS encoding alkaline phosphatase family protein, translating into MRNLGLNSLALCLLFILLTVHALAEDNLKQALVITIDGLRPDAINQDSAPTLKKLISAGSYSASAKTVDPPYTLPSHMSLVTGLKPENHGTYINTWIPQIGYTKHETIFTVANKHGINTSMFVGKDKLNFIAVPGSIDKLEVIEYSPDSVETITESFIKDIDENIGIILVHFPEPDIPGHKKGWMSPTYLDAVKRVDTEIGKIIGTLKSKDLY